The DNA sequence TGGGGCAGTTAGTGCCTGGGCCTCGCTCCACGGCCCCACCCCAGCGCCCAGGGCGTGGAGAATGACCAGGGGAAGGCCCGTGAGGTGGATCATCAGGCAGGCTGCAGTGCCCGGCTCCCGCAAGGAATGCCCAGagccagcaggggcagggagagccTATCCGGCCTGGTCTCTGGGCACTGGCTCTTGAGGTGCCAAGTGGCTGCATCTGTGATGGGCAGAAACACAATGtgtgacagcagctgcagcatgagggggctggggcaggcagggcaccAGCCATCCCTGCCAGGCAGGGCTCATGGGCCCCATCTCCGGGATCTCCGGAGCTAGTTCCACACTCTCACTCCTGCCTCCCCTGGTAGCGGGGGTCCCCGTGGGGGGTCTCTCGTGCTGCACGGGAAGGATCTCTGCTGGGCTTTAATTCgggagtggggagaggtgccCCGGGGCACTCCCTCACTGCTCTCAAGCCTGGAAATGCCCAGTCACAGCGCAGGCAGTGGagtctagtggtgagagcagaGTGTTGGGACTTCTGGGtcctattccctgctctgccctgccttgcTGTGTGACATGGTGAGTCGCTTAACCTCTCCCCCTGTGCCCGTGGATGGGGGCAGCCCCCGGCCCGAGGGAGGGAGCAccctggcaggagcagggcagggtcatCGTGCGGGGCTGGGCTGGTACCTGATCGAATTTCCGGGCGCTGTACGCATTGTTCTTGTTCAGGAAGGTCAGTAAGATCCAGTCGCAGAGGAAGGAgccctggggagcaggagagcggGATTAGTGCCTGAGGGAGCCCGTGCCAAGCATCCCGGGCACAGCGAGCACATACTCAccactcccactgaggtcagcgCCGTGGCCAGGTTAATGATGGTGGGGATCAGGCTGAACTTCCCTGCCTAGGCAGAAAAACAGAGCGGTCAGCACCGCCCTCCTCACCTCCTGCCACCCGCTCCCCGGGGCtaagggttgccaactttgtcaTATAGAATATAAAAACCCAGAACCTCCCCTACCCCGTCCCTTCCCCCGGGCCCTGCCCCATCTTGTCCCCccagactccacccctgccccactccttaccccagaccccacccagctgtgtcccttcccccaggcttcatccctgccccactccttaCCCCAGACCCAGTCCTGCTGTGACCTTTCCCCCAGGCCTCACCCCTTCCTCACTCTTTACCCCAGACCCCACCCAGCTGTGTCCCTTCCCCCAggcctcatccctgccccactccttaccccagaccccagccctgctgtgacctttcccccaggcctcaccccttcctcactctttaccccagaccccacccctgctgtgtcccctcccccaggcctcacccctgccccactccttaccccagaccccacccctgctgtgtCCCTTCCCCTAGGCCTCACCCCTCTTCCCACCTGGCCATGCACAATAACGTCGATGCGGATCCCATAGGCCTTGATCAGGCTCCGCGTGTTCGTCCCATTGCAGCTGTAATATTTGGCGAACCTGGGCAGGAGAGAGTGGGATGAGGGGCAGTCAGAGCGGAGCAGCCAGGCCCGAGAGCAGGGGGGTTGCAGggtgtgatggagcagggaggggggcacaTATGACCTGGAATGTTGAAGGGGAGTTACAGTGGGGTTGGGGGACTTGCCTTGAAGGAAGCCAgctgagctgtaacctgagccaggaggaggctgggaGAAGTGACACCCGCGGGAAACTGACCtgaggagaggaggggctggaggagtttGGGTTTCGGGAgttgggggctgggtggtgcaaagcagggaaccccaagctgggagctaagctccctgaaccccccagaaggacttgccTGAGGGGTTctggctgtacctacaagctctgttttagactgcgTTGCtactgtccaataaaccttctgttttactggctggctgagagttacggtgaatcccaggaagaggggtgcagggtcctgactcccccacactccgtgacacagggCCTTAGGGGTCACCGCCCCAGAGGATTGGGGGGACAGGTCACCTGTAGTTGTAGCCAGAAGAGACCTGAATGCTCTTGGGATCCAGCCGGCGGAAGGAGTAGCTGGGGTTGCACGCGGAGTCGGGCAGGTCCAGGTTACAGTTCCAGTTTATGATCACCCCGATAACACCGCCCTGCAGCAGACAGAGAGCAGGGCAGGACCAACACAGCTTTAGCAGGACCTCAAGCTGCCCTGGGCAGCACCTGGGGTCCTCACTTCCAGCTCATTGCCCCCCACCAGACCGCCTTGCGTCTCAGAgctcccctctctgctccccgTATTGCCCTGCTGCCCATCCAGCCAGACGCTTTCCCTCCTGCTCGCCGTGCAGGGCCCCCCGGGCTCCGGGAGCTGCCTGCCAGCCTAGCTCAGCCCAGCGTCCGGCAGACTGGTGCTGGCACGAGGGAAGCGTGAAGGAGCTGGCTATTTGGGCCCAGGGGGGCGTGTGGCTCTGGCATCAGAGGGGACCCAGCAGCTGACCTCTGCCCAGTAGGGGACACCCGAGAAGAAAGGCCAGGATGGTGCAAGGCTTTGGGGAGTGGCAGAGAATGGCCAGTGGTCCAAAGGGCATTCACTTGCCAGgccctcctgcagcagctggtgctccCCACAGGCACCCAGGCAGTGTTGGGCGCAGGGCGTTCAGCTGGATTGAGTGACATGCTGGGCTCGGCACGGAGCTGCCTACAGGCCTGCGCTGTCTGTCTGACGGAGTCCCAGCAGCTCGGCACGGGGGGTCTCTGGCGTGCCAGGAGCTCCCTGTCACGGCACCGGCTCGAGTGCCCTTGACCCTCAACGCCCCCCGTGCAGGAGGCAAGATCGGCAGCAGGATGGGCCTGAACCGGAGCCTTCCACATGCCCGAGAGAACCCAGCAGCAGCCACACCTGGCCAGAGCCCGTCCCCCGTCGCCGGGCAAGGGTCCCCCTTCtccgcactcccagccagagcccatccCCTGTCGCCGGGCGAGGGTCCCCCCTCTCCGCACACCATGCCAGGGCCCGTCCCCCATCGCCGGGCGAGGGTCCCTCCTCCCCGCACACCGGGCCAGAGCCCATCCCCCATCACCGGGCAAGGGTACCCCCTCCCCGCACACCCGGCCAGAGCCCGTCCCCCATCGCCGGGCGAGGGTCCCCCCTCtccgcactcccagccagagcccatccCCTGTCGCCGGGCGAGGGTCCCCCCTCTCCGCACACCCGGCCAGAGCCCATCCCCCGTCACCGGGCGAGGGTCCCCCCCTCtccgcactcccagccagagcccgtcCCCTGTCGCCAGGcgagggtctcccctccctgcacagcctACCCGTTCGGCCAGCGTGGTGAAGTTCTCTCCTGCCTGCTCCACAATGGAGCCCAGGCGGAAGATGGGGCAGTACAGGTCAGTGGTCTCGTTGAAGGTGCAGCCTTTGAGGTAGCCGCTCTTCTCGCCCTTCACGTTCCCTCTGAGGAGACATGCCGAGAGCTGCTGAGTGCCTCACCCCCACGTGCGTGAACAAACCCAGACCCCGTGGGGCCCACAGCTGCCAATCCCCGTGCACATGCCCAAACACactggggttgccaactttctaatcgctgaaaaccaaacacccttgccctgcccctgccccacctcttcccccgtGGCCTCGCCCCTGCCCCCTCTtcctccgaggccctgcccctgccccatctcttccccgtggcccctgcccctgccccacctctccccccatggcccagccctgccctcttccCCCGTGGCCTCGCCCCTGCCCCCTCTTCCTCCgaggcccttcccctgccccacctcttcccctgaggccccgccccttcccttgaggccctgcccctgccccatctcttgcccgtggccccgccccttcccccgtggccctgcccctgttccaccttttcccctgtggccccgccccgcccctcttcccccatggccctgcctctgccccacctctactcctgaggccccgcccatgccccacctcttcccctgaagccccgcccctgccccagctctacccctgaggccccacccccactcactcctccccctccttcctcccttgctcactcccccctctcccaggactcacctgctgtctgcagagccaggctgggaggagctgacGTGGCATAGGGAGGCAGGGGGTGAACAgggttccccaccccccatcgcCAGCACCCACAGCTACCTCCCTGCCGGAGAGGCTGGAGCCGGGTTCTCTCActcagcagctgagcagagagcGGCTCCTCCAGGCTCCACCCTCAGCTGCTGCTCATGCTGCGGGTAACCGGACTTTTAGCATccagtcagctgtgctgaccggacgctgccaggttcccttttcgACTGGACATTGCGGGCACT is a window from the Gopherus evgoodei ecotype Sinaloan lineage chromosome 13, rGopEvg1_v1.p, whole genome shotgun sequence genome containing:
- the P2RX2 gene encoding P2X purinoceptor 2, with product MYRGVQLLILLYFIWYVFIIQKGYQENETGPESSVVTKVKGISRSHSKVWDVEEYVKPAEGGSVFSILTRVEVTHSQTLESCPESLEVPHSACSSDSDCVAGEMDMLGNGERTGRCVPYYNGSGKTCEVTAWCPVEDGWTVSESLGKMAAQFTILIKNNIHFPRFGFSKGNVKGEKSGYLKGCTFNETTDLYCPIFRLGSIVEQAGENFTTLAERGGVIGVIINWNCNLDLPDSACNPSYSFRRLDPKSIQVSSGYNYRFAKYYSCNGTNTRSLIKAYGIRIDVIVHGQAGKFSLIPTIINLATALTSVGVGSFLCDWILLTFLNKNNAYSARKFDQMQPLGTSRASAQRPGRIGSPCPCWLWAFLAGAGHCSLPDDPPHGPSPGHSPRPGRWGGAVERGPGTNCPISPLSGQDRTPAPGCSGNACTTQASSPASPQGLGQH